One genomic region from Thermococcus sp. encodes:
- a CDS encoding MBL fold metallo-hydrolase, whose protein sequence is MRVIPLASESLGVRSLATFVESGGVKILIDPGVALGPKRYGLPPSKVEIETLHRMRRKLQGYARRADVITISHYHYDHHTPFFEGLYESSSEEYAREIYEGKLLFIKHPRENINFSQRKRAWAFMKNAEPIAKKIEFADGRAFDLGGVTLEFSPPVPHGSEGSKLGFVVMTLIDDGFRLIHASDIQLLNRKAVEWIIEKVPDLLITGGPPTYLGKRAEGSWETGVKNLNKIIRETGAEVILDHHIVRDKRYPEFFDELETRPKTFAGYLKVEDKPLEAYRRELHKKERGEEVEIPFKP, encoded by the coding sequence ATGCGCGTCATCCCCCTTGCCTCCGAGAGCCTCGGCGTAAGGAGTTTAGCGACCTTCGTGGAATCGGGGGGAGTAAAGATCCTCATAGACCCGGGCGTAGCCCTTGGGCCGAAGCGCTACGGCCTTCCGCCCTCAAAGGTTGAGATAGAGACGCTCCACCGGATGAGGAGGAAGCTCCAGGGCTACGCCCGGAGAGCGGACGTGATCACCATCTCCCACTACCACTACGACCACCACACCCCTTTCTTTGAGGGCCTCTATGAAAGCTCCAGTGAGGAATACGCGAGGGAAATCTACGAAGGTAAGCTCCTCTTCATCAAACACCCCCGGGAGAACATTAACTTCAGCCAGAGGAAGCGCGCCTGGGCATTCATGAAGAACGCCGAGCCGATTGCAAAGAAGATAGAGTTTGCCGATGGAAGAGCCTTTGACCTCGGTGGAGTTACTCTGGAGTTCTCCCCGCCGGTTCCACACGGCAGCGAGGGCTCGAAGCTCGGCTTTGTGGTGATGACGCTCATCGACGATGGCTTCCGCTTAATCCACGCCAGCGACATCCAGCTCCTCAACAGAAAAGCCGTTGAGTGGATAATCGAGAAGGTTCCAGATTTGCTCATAACCGGGGGGCCGCCGACGTACCTCGGAAAGCGCGCCGAGGGGAGCTGGGAGACGGGCGTTAAAAACCTCAACAAGATAATCCGGGAGACTGGGGCAGAAGTAATACTCGACCATCACATAGTCAGGGACAAGCGCTACCCCGAGTTCTTCGATGAGCTGGAGACGAGGCCTAAAACCTTTGCGGGCTACTTGAAAGTTGAAGATAAACCTCTTGAGGCCTACCGGAGGGAGCTCCATAAAAAAGAAAGGGGTGAGGAGGTGGAGATTCCCTTTAAACCATGA
- the dph5 gene encoding diphthine synthase codes for MAIYFIGLGLYDEKDITLKGLEAARRCDVVFAEFYTSLLAGTTLDRVEELIGKPIRRLSREEVELHFERIVLSEAKERDVAFLTAGDPMVATTHSDLRIRAKELGIESYVIHAPSIYSAIAITGLQIYKFGKSATVAYPEKNWFPTSHYDVIKENMERNLHTMLFLDIKAEQNRYMTANEAMEILLQVEEMKKENVFTPDTLVVVLARAGSLNPTLRAGYVRDMIREDFGRQPHVMVVPGRLHIVEAEYLVAFAGAPKEILDGV; via the coding sequence ATGGCGATATATTTCATAGGGCTTGGCCTTTACGACGAGAAGGACATCACGCTCAAAGGCCTTGAGGCTGCCAGAAGGTGCGATGTGGTCTTTGCCGAGTTCTACACGTCCCTTCTGGCCGGAACAACGCTGGACAGAGTTGAGGAGCTCATCGGAAAGCCCATCAGAAGGCTCAGCAGGGAGGAGGTCGAACTCCACTTCGAGCGTATTGTGCTGAGCGAAGCCAAAGAGAGAGACGTGGCCTTTCTGACCGCCGGTGACCCGATGGTGGCGACGACTCACTCCGATCTCAGGATAAGGGCTAAGGAACTCGGAATCGAGAGCTATGTCATCCACGCCCCGAGCATCTACTCGGCGATAGCGATAACAGGGCTGCAGATATACAAGTTCGGAAAGAGCGCAACCGTTGCCTACCCAGAGAAGAACTGGTTTCCGACGAGCCACTACGACGTGATAAAGGAAAACATGGAGAGAAACCTCCACACGATGCTCTTCCTCGACATAAAGGCAGAACAGAACCGCTACATGACGGCAAACGAGGCGATGGAGATACTGCTCCAGGTGGAAGAGATGAAGAAGGAAAACGTTTTCACCCCCGACACGCTGGTCGTGGTTCTGGCGAGGGCAGGCTCACTGAACCCCACCCTCAGGGCGGGCTACGTTCGGGACATGATCAGGGAGGACTTTGGAAGGCAGCCCCACGTGATGGTCGTTCCGGGCAGGCTCCACATAGTCGAGGCGGAGTACCTGGTGGCCTTCGCCGGGGCTCCAAAAGAGATACTCGACGGAGTCTAG
- the gltA gene encoding NADPH-dependent glutamate synthase: protein MAVKPKLIKERVPTPERPVEERVKSFVEVNLGYDFASAVKEAERCIQCPPEYAPCIKGCPVHINIPGFLKALREDADNPDEAVKNALRVIWNDNTLPAVTGRVCPQEEQCEAPCVMGKVGDPINIGKLERFVADYARERGIDEELLGEFITETNGKGKVAVVGAGPAGLTCALELAKMGYRVTIFEALHEAGGVLMYGIPEFRLPKDILKTELDKLEKLGVEVKTNYIVGKTVTVEELLEEYDAVFIGTGAGTPKLLNIPGILLDRIYSANEFLTRVNLMKAYKFPEYDTPIAVGNRVIVIGAGNTAMDAARSALRLGAEVTIAYRRGREDMTARIEEIHHAEEEGVKFEFFLTPVEFIGDENGKVRAVKFEKMRPLEERDKRGKRKIVGTGEYVTLEADTVIIAIGLEPNRILLEESGFKANPDGTLIVDGNLMTSIPGVFAGGDAIRGEATVILAMGDGKKAAKAIDEYIRGKKANA from the coding sequence GTGGCGGTCAAACCTAAGCTCATCAAGGAGCGCGTTCCGACGCCGGAGAGGCCGGTTGAAGAGCGCGTTAAGAGCTTCGTTGAAGTGAACCTCGGCTACGACTTTGCCTCCGCCGTGAAGGAGGCCGAGCGTTGCATACAGTGCCCACCGGAGTATGCACCGTGCATAAAGGGCTGTCCCGTCCACATCAACATCCCCGGCTTCCTTAAGGCCCTCCGCGAGGATGCGGACAATCCGGACGAAGCTGTCAAGAACGCCCTGCGTGTCATATGGAACGACAACACTCTCCCCGCAGTCACAGGGCGCGTCTGTCCTCAGGAGGAGCAGTGTGAGGCGCCGTGCGTTATGGGGAAGGTCGGAGACCCGATAAACATCGGAAAGCTTGAGCGCTTCGTGGCAGACTACGCGCGCGAGAGGGGCATAGACGAGGAGCTCCTCGGTGAATTCATAACCGAAACAAACGGAAAAGGTAAGGTTGCGGTCGTTGGCGCCGGTCCTGCCGGACTCACCTGCGCCCTTGAGCTTGCAAAGATGGGCTACAGGGTCACCATCTTCGAGGCTCTCCACGAGGCGGGCGGAGTGCTCATGTACGGAATCCCCGAGTTCAGGCTGCCGAAGGACATCCTCAAGACCGAGCTTGACAAGCTGGAAAAGCTCGGGGTCGAGGTCAAGACCAACTACATCGTGGGCAAGACCGTCACCGTCGAGGAACTCCTGGAGGAGTACGATGCGGTCTTCATAGGGACGGGCGCCGGGACTCCCAAGCTACTCAATATACCCGGAATCCTCCTCGACAGGATTTACAGCGCCAACGAGTTCCTGACGAGGGTCAACCTCATGAAGGCCTACAAGTTCCCCGAGTATGATACGCCAATAGCCGTTGGAAATAGGGTCATTGTCATAGGTGCCGGAAACACGGCAATGGACGCGGCGCGCTCCGCGCTCAGGCTCGGCGCGGAGGTTACAATCGCCTACCGCCGCGGAAGGGAGGACATGACGGCCCGTATCGAGGAAATCCACCACGCAGAGGAGGAGGGTGTGAAGTTCGAGTTCTTCCTCACACCGGTCGAATTCATAGGCGACGAGAACGGCAAGGTCAGGGCCGTTAAGTTCGAGAAGATGCGCCCGCTTGAGGAGAGGGACAAGCGCGGAAAGAGGAAAATCGTAGGAACCGGGGAATACGTGACCCTCGAAGCCGACACCGTCATCATAGCCATAGGCCTTGAGCCGAACAGGATACTCCTTGAGGAGAGCGGCTTTAAGGCCAACCCGGACGGAACGCTGATCGTCGATGGGAACCTCATGACCAGCATCCCGGGAGTTTTCGCGGGTGGCGACGCAATAAGGGGGGAGGCAACCGTCATCCTCGCCATGGGAGACGGAAAGAAGGCGGCTAAAGCGATAGACGAATACATAAGGGGCAAAAAGGCCAACGCATGA
- a CDS encoding integrase — protein MSFVVAGRAGFEPATFGSKRSLNEMWDLHKDQFREWLSSKVKGKRTVKDYMNSLDRFLERHKISTIGELVSALQKIDYNHHTVSALRNFITFLELYGIIDGDDADRIRKYAKMKKANVDRTYISNEEIQEAWRQVKAYREKRRELAFKLLVFSGLRLAHVHYLLTTFDPEKLILQGNIAKYPLHEAGKGSKRVFYAYMPADFALELERIPDSYDAMREWVRRFRPPAHRVKGKLIRKWHFNFLIRHGVPFEVADFIQGRSAKSVGERHYANLELLADEAYSRVVGDLKKVLEG, from the coding sequence TTGTCTTTCGTTGTGGCGGGCCGGGCGGGATTTGAACCCGCGACCTTCGGCTCGAAGAGAAGTCTCAACGAAATGTGGGACCTCCACAAAGACCAGTTCAGGGAATGGCTCTCAAGCAAAGTAAAGGGCAAACGCACAGTGAAGGACTACATGAACTCGCTCGACAGATTTTTGGAGCGCCACAAAATCAGCACGATAGGTGAGCTGGTCTCAGCCCTCCAGAAGATCGACTACAACCACCACACTGTTTCTGCCCTCAGGAACTTCATAACCTTCCTGGAACTCTATGGCATCATAGACGGCGATGACGCGGACAGGATACGAAAGTACGCTAAAATGAAAAAGGCCAACGTGGACAGGACATACATCTCAAACGAGGAAATCCAGGAAGCCTGGAGGCAGGTCAAAGCATACCGTGAGAAACGCCGCGAGCTGGCGTTCAAGCTTCTCGTCTTCTCAGGGCTCCGGCTGGCCCACGTTCACTACCTCCTCACAACCTTCGACCCTGAAAAGCTGATTCTCCAGGGCAACATAGCAAAGTACCCGCTCCACGAAGCAGGCAAGGGCTCAAAGCGCGTGTTCTATGCATACATGCCGGCAGACTTTGCCCTTGAGCTCGAAAGGATTCCCGACAGTTACGATGCCATGAGGGAGTGGGTCAGGCGCTTCAGACCACCAGCACACCGCGTTAAGGGGAAGCTCATCAGGAAGTGGCACTTCAACTTTCTCATCCGGCATGGGGTTCCTTTTGAGGTCGCCGACTTTATCCAGGGCCGCTCCGCGAAGAGCGTTGGGGAAAGACACTACGCGAACCTTGAACTCCTCGCTGATGAAGCCTACTCCCGCGTTGTTGGGGATTTGAAGAAGGTTCTGGAGGGGTGA
- a CDS encoding SDR family NAD(P)-dependent oxidoreductase, producing MEKSLGELLSLRGRRALITGAASGIGRAAALRFAEAGADLELVDIDEFGLRETETLVEEFGIEANLHRVDLSRKVEIDALWEALKGREPDILVNNAGVYWFKDFTEVDGRFYEKVMAINLHSVFWMCQNFVRARKDKGGVIINVSSIEAFLPFARGLAHYDAAKMGVVALTRAIARDYGKKIRANVVVPGGIETEGVKKLKKEAIMKLDMEKISISFNFNARLPMGRFGEPDEVARVMLFLASDMASYVNGAVIPVDGGFLST from the coding sequence ATGGAGAAATCGCTGGGTGAGCTCCTCTCCCTGAGGGGAAGGCGTGCCTTGATTACCGGCGCGGCTTCGGGAATAGGCCGCGCGGCGGCGTTGAGGTTTGCCGAGGCGGGGGCAGACCTGGAGCTCGTGGACATAGACGAGTTTGGCCTGAGAGAGACAGAGACGCTCGTCGAAGAGTTCGGGATAGAGGCCAACCTTCACCGGGTCGATCTCTCGCGGAAGGTCGAGATAGATGCCCTCTGGGAGGCCCTGAAGGGCAGAGAGCCCGATATACTCGTGAACAACGCCGGCGTCTACTGGTTCAAGGACTTCACTGAGGTCGACGGGAGATTCTACGAAAAAGTCATGGCCATCAACCTCCACTCCGTCTTCTGGATGTGTCAGAATTTCGTGAGGGCAAGGAAGGACAAAGGAGGCGTTATAATCAACGTGAGCTCGATAGAGGCGTTCCTCCCCTTTGCCAGAGGGCTCGCCCACTACGACGCTGCCAAGATGGGCGTGGTTGCCCTGACCAGGGCGATAGCACGGGATTACGGAAAGAAAATCAGGGCAAACGTCGTAGTGCCCGGAGGCATCGAGACGGAAGGGGTGAAGAAGCTCAAGAAGGAGGCTATAATGAAGCTCGACATGGAGAAGATAAGCATCTCATTCAACTTCAACGCGCGCCTTCCGATGGGCCGCTTTGGGGAGCCTGACGAGGTCGCGAGGGTGATGCTTTTCCTTGCCAGCGACATGGCCAGCTACGTTAATGGGGCGGTAATCCCCGTGGACGGAGGTTTTCTCTCCACATGA
- a CDS encoding nicotinate phosphoribosyltransferase: protein MKDFYIAHEDDIKAGRTTDVYFIRTKKILVEKGIHRRVFVDVTTTSLPKGWKWGVLAGIEEVAKLLEGLPVNVYAMPEGTIFHPYEPVLQIEGFYEEFGIYETALLGMLSQASGIATAALRTKIAAKFKPVYSFGIRHMHPAIAPMIDRSAFIGGCDGVSGVLGAEMMGEKPVGTMPHALILVVGDQVKAWKYFDEVVEPEVPRTALVDTLCDEKFEALMAAEALGERLTAVRLDTPSSRRGNFRRIIEEVRWELDLRGHENVKIFVSGGLDEESLGELADVADAFGVGGSIASAKPVDFSLDIVEIEGKPVTKRGKLSGRKQIYRCENGHYHRVPADKKLERCPVCGAKVEPLLRPLIENGEIVAELPKAREIREYVLEQAKKFNLTLD from the coding sequence ATGAAGGACTTCTACATAGCCCACGAGGACGATATCAAAGCCGGAAGGACGACTGACGTTTACTTCATCAGGACGAAGAAGATACTCGTGGAGAAGGGCATTCACAGGAGGGTTTTCGTCGACGTCACCACCACCAGCCTTCCAAAGGGCTGGAAGTGGGGAGTCTTGGCTGGGATAGAAGAGGTGGCCAAGCTCCTCGAAGGCCTTCCGGTGAACGTCTACGCCATGCCTGAAGGCACAATCTTCCACCCCTACGAGCCTGTCCTCCAGATAGAGGGGTTTTATGAGGAGTTCGGGATCTACGAGACGGCTCTGCTCGGAATGCTCAGCCAGGCGAGTGGCATAGCCACTGCCGCACTCAGGACAAAGATAGCGGCCAAGTTCAAGCCCGTCTATTCCTTCGGGATAAGGCACATGCACCCGGCGATAGCCCCGATGATAGACCGCTCGGCGTTCATAGGCGGCTGCGACGGTGTCAGCGGCGTCCTCGGGGCGGAGATGATGGGGGAGAAGCCCGTCGGTACGATGCCCCACGCTCTCATCCTCGTCGTTGGCGACCAGGTGAAGGCCTGGAAGTACTTCGACGAGGTCGTTGAACCGGAGGTTCCCAGAACCGCTCTGGTCGATACACTCTGCGATGAAAAGTTCGAGGCGTTGATGGCGGCCGAGGCCCTCGGCGAGAGGCTGACGGCGGTTAGGCTCGATACCCCGAGCTCCAGGAGGGGCAACTTCAGGAGGATAATCGAGGAGGTTCGCTGGGAGCTCGACCTGAGGGGCCACGAGAACGTTAAAATCTTCGTCAGCGGAGGTCTGGACGAGGAAAGCCTCGGGGAGCTCGCGGACGTTGCCGATGCCTTCGGCGTTGGTGGCTCAATAGCGAGCGCCAAGCCGGTTGACTTCTCGCTCGACATAGTGGAGATCGAGGGGAAGCCAGTTACAAAGCGCGGAAAGCTCAGCGGGAGGAAGCAGATATACCGCTGTGAGAACGGCCACTACCACCGCGTTCCGGCCGACAAAAAGCTCGAACGCTGTCCGGTCTGCGGGGCGAAGGTCGAACCCCTCCTCAGGCCGCTTATCGAGAACGGCGAAATCGTCGCTGAACTTCCCAAGGCGCGGGAGATACGGGAGTACGTGCTGGAGCAGGCGAAGAAGTTTAACCTGACGCTCGATTGA
- a CDS encoding flavodoxin family protein, which produces MMKVCIVYESRRGSTEKVAREMAKAVSERAEVRVLRASDNPDVEECDLVIVGTPIYYERPLPEVKEFLLSKKGLEGKPVAVFILCIADRFGKLGKRYTERRYLRMITENIKGRIIAIKVLDGWILDENPKTVAEARNWIKRVLDAFEAGRELGIEHPEGER; this is translated from the coding sequence ATGATGAAAGTCTGCATCGTCTATGAGTCCCGGAGGGGTTCCACGGAGAAGGTAGCAAGGGAGATGGCCAAAGCCGTCAGTGAGAGGGCAGAGGTCAGAGTCCTCAGAGCCTCTGACAATCCCGATGTTGAGGAGTGCGACCTTGTAATCGTCGGGACACCCATCTACTACGAGCGTCCCCTTCCGGAAGTCAAAGAATTCCTGCTCTCAAAGAAGGGTCTGGAGGGAAAGCCTGTAGCCGTTTTCATCCTCTGCATAGCGGACAGATTTGGGAAGCTCGGGAAAAGGTACACCGAAAGGCGGTACCTGAGGATGATTACGGAGAACATCAAGGGCAGGATAATAGCTATCAAGGTTCTCGACGGCTGGATACTCGATGAAAATCCGAAGACAGTGGCGGAGGCACGGAATTGGATAAAGCGGGTTCTAGATGCCTTTGAAGCGGGAAGGGAGCTTGGAATAGAGCATCCGGAGGGTGAACGATGA
- a CDS encoding 4-phosphopantoate--beta-alanine ligase, translating to MVEIPKSHPRYWSLYYREKIIEGMEKGMTAKAGLIAHGRGEAFDYLIGEKTIEPAERAMKAAVAKLILAEHPVISVNGNVAALVPKETIELAKALGARLEINLFYRTEERVRAIAEELRKYDPEIELLGINPTKRIPGLEHERGKVDEKGIWKADVVVVPLEDGDRTEALVRMGKFVITVDLNPLSRSARMADITIVDNIVRAYPRMTELAREMKDYSRKELLQIIEEYDNGKVLNDVLLHIRDRLTKLSRGGVWRKEKLE from the coding sequence ATGGTCGAAATACCCAAGAGCCACCCGCGCTACTGGAGCCTGTACTACAGGGAGAAGATCATCGAGGGGATGGAAAAGGGGATGACCGCCAAGGCCGGACTGATAGCCCACGGCCGCGGTGAGGCCTTTGACTACCTCATCGGAGAGAAAACGATAGAACCCGCAGAGAGGGCAATGAAAGCCGCCGTCGCCAAGCTGATCCTGGCCGAGCATCCGGTTATCTCGGTCAACGGCAACGTCGCGGCACTTGTTCCAAAGGAAACTATAGAGCTGGCAAAAGCACTGGGCGCCAGGCTCGAGATAAACCTATTCTACCGCACGGAGGAGCGCGTTAGGGCAATAGCCGAGGAGCTGAGAAAGTACGACCCCGAGATAGAGCTCCTCGGAATAAATCCCACAAAGCGCATTCCTGGTCTGGAGCACGAGAGGGGAAAGGTTGATGAGAAGGGGATCTGGAAGGCGGACGTTGTCGTTGTTCCGCTGGAGGACGGTGACAGGACGGAGGCCCTCGTCAGGATGGGCAAGTTCGTGATCACCGTTGACCTCAACCCGCTCTCACGCTCCGCCAGGATGGCCGACATAACCATCGTCGACAACATAGTCCGGGCATACCCCAGAATGACCGAACTGGCGAGGGAAATGAAGGACTACAGCCGGAAGGAGCTCCTCCAGATAATAGAGGAGTACGACAACGGAAAAGTGCTGAATGACGTGCTCCTCCACATACGGGACAGGTTAACTAAGCTATCTCGCGGAGGAGTATGGAGGAAGGAAAAGCTGGAGTGA
- a CDS encoding helix-turn-helix domain-containing protein: protein MLEKEKEALAKRIAGEITLSSDPGKTMRKWREIFGISQTELAEYLGVSSSVISDYEGGRRKSPGASTIRKFVEALLEIDERRGGNVIKAFSKTIGSELPTSAILDIREFALPLTIKDLVSAVKGDVVANMHLLDRRIYGYTVVDSIKAILEMSSEEFLKLYGWTTERALIFTKVTTGRSPMIAVRVQGLKPAVVVLHGVKKLDELAVKLAEHERVPLVVSHASSEAELITGLRRLVEKTEKEL from the coding sequence ATGCTTGAAAAGGAGAAAGAAGCCCTAGCCAAGAGAATAGCGGGGGAAATAACCCTCTCCTCCGACCCTGGTAAGACCATGCGTAAATGGCGTGAGATATTCGGAATCAGCCAGACGGAACTCGCCGAATACCTCGGCGTCTCTTCTTCGGTCATAAGCGACTACGAGGGCGGCAGGAGGAAGAGTCCTGGAGCGTCGACTATAAGGAAGTTCGTGGAGGCACTGCTTGAGATAGATGAGCGTCGTGGTGGAAACGTCATAAAGGCCTTCAGCAAGACCATCGGAAGCGAGCTTCCCACGAGTGCCATACTTGACATCAGGGAGTTTGCCCTTCCCCTCACTATTAAGGACCTGGTGAGCGCCGTAAAGGGGGACGTGGTAGCCAACATGCACCTCCTCGACAGGCGCATCTACGGCTACACGGTCGTCGACAGCATAAAGGCGATCCTTGAGATGAGCAGCGAGGAGTTTCTCAAGCTCTACGGCTGGACGACCGAGAGGGCCCTCATATTCACCAAGGTGACAACCGGCAGAAGCCCGATGATAGCGGTTCGCGTTCAGGGGCTCAAGCCTGCCGTTGTTGTCCTTCACGGCGTTAAAAAGCTCGATGAGCTCGCGGTCAAGCTGGCCGAACACGAGAGGGTGCCCCTGGTAGTCTCCCATGCCTCCAGCGAGGCCGAGCTTATAACGGGCCTTAGAAGGCTCGTCGAAAAAACTGAGAAGGAGCTCTGA
- a CDS encoding sulfide/dihydroorotate dehydrogenase-like FAD/NAD-binding protein yields MYRITAKEELDVRDFFIEVEAPHVAKAWKPGQFVVLLIHEKGERIPMSIYYADRETGRIGMFIRRHGKTTFDLWDNFDVGDYLYAVAGPLGKPIEVKYYGSVAFVSDAVCGQAENYATLKAMKEAGNYTISIQTFEDKAHSYPEKFLAKPVADEHYLTTEDGSRGIKGHYLDVLRELIEKDKVDMVFGGGKLGNLKKLAELTREYGIPTIVTVRQIMVDGTGMCGSCRILYNGEIKFACRDGPMFDAHKVDWDDVIRRDSRFVREQEMAKKHYLQSRGVV; encoded by the coding sequence ATGTATCGGATAACTGCTAAAGAAGAGCTCGATGTGAGGGACTTTTTTATTGAGGTTGAAGCTCCTCACGTGGCCAAGGCTTGGAAACCCGGCCAGTTCGTTGTTTTGCTCATACACGAGAAGGGCGAGAGGATCCCCATGTCCATCTATTACGCCGACAGGGAGACCGGGAGGATAGGGATGTTCATCAGGAGGCACGGGAAGACCACCTTCGACCTCTGGGACAACTTCGACGTTGGAGATTACCTCTACGCCGTCGCTGGCCCCCTGGGGAAGCCTATAGAGGTCAAGTACTACGGAAGTGTTGCCTTTGTCTCCGACGCCGTCTGCGGTCAGGCCGAGAACTATGCCACCCTTAAGGCTATGAAGGAGGCCGGCAACTACACGATATCGATTCAGACCTTTGAAGACAAAGCCCACTCCTACCCCGAGAAGTTCCTGGCAAAGCCTGTCGCCGACGAGCACTACCTCACCACCGAGGACGGCTCTCGCGGAATCAAGGGACACTACCTCGACGTTCTCAGGGAGCTCATAGAGAAGGACAAGGTGGACATGGTTTTCGGCGGTGGGAAGCTCGGCAACCTCAAAAAGCTGGCGGAACTGACCAGGGAGTACGGGATCCCGACCATCGTTACCGTCAGGCAGATAATGGTGGACGGAACGGGAATGTGCGGCTCCTGCAGGATACTCTACAACGGCGAGATAAAGTTCGCCTGCCGCGACGGCCCGATGTTCGACGCCCACAAGGTGGACTGGGACGACGTCATAAGGCGCGACTCCCGCTTCGTCCGCGAGCAGGAGATGGCCAAAAAGCACTACCTTCAGTCCAGGGGGGTGGTCTGA
- a CDS encoding TetR/AcrR family transcriptional regulator, translating into MRKLGTKKRIIEAALELFSEKSYHDVSMEEIARKAGISKGGLFHHFPSKYDLARAVLFTLLDEWLENLNGRLEGLSGEEKIRTLIDAAFELITASPKLSRFFLELYEESLKLNRTGDWDEFYERYTGSVSDVLREAGVDEPEKKALLLGALVDGLALHHLLSGGKLFNVDEMKREVLRIMGV; encoded by the coding sequence ATGAGAAAACTTGGGACCAAAAAACGAATAATAGAGGCCGCCCTTGAACTGTTCAGTGAGAAGTCCTATCACGACGTTTCTATGGAGGAGATAGCAAGGAAAGCTGGGATCTCAAAGGGAGGCCTTTTCCACCACTTTCCGAGCAAATATGATCTCGCGAGGGCGGTTCTGTTTACGCTCCTTGACGAATGGCTGGAGAACCTCAACGGCCGGCTGGAAGGACTTTCGGGCGAAGAGAAGATTAGAACCCTGATCGATGCGGCTTTCGAACTGATAACGGCTAGCCCAAAGCTTTCACGCTTCTTCCTTGAGCTGTACGAGGAGAGCCTCAAACTCAACAGAACCGGCGACTGGGATGAGTTCTACGAGAGGTACACAGGCTCGGTTTCTGATGTGCTCAGAGAAGCCGGGGTGGATGAGCCGGAAAAGAAAGCACTTCTCCTTGGAGCGTTGGTTGACGGTTTGGCCCTGCATCACCTTCTATCGGGCGGCAAACTGTTCAACGTCGATGAGATGAAGAGGGAGGTTCTGAGGATTATGGGGGTATGA